ACTGAATTTAATAATTCTGTAAATGGTTTCAAAGTTAATGGTGTAAGACGTATATATCGGATATCCTGGAAAGACCTGGTACCACTCGATCAGACCATCGGGGATACAAATTATTTTACTGGTTCAGTAAGCATTGAAGGTGATCAGATATTGGTCGTTGATCTTGAGCATATTCTATCAACGATTTTTCCAGATCTTATCATTGAAGATGTTAGTGAGGAAAATCTTTCAAAAAATGAGAATATTACAAGGGATCAACTCCAAATTATTTTTACAGATGACTCATCGACGATACGAAAGGGTGTGTCACGTGCTCTGAAATCAGCAGGGTTCTCAAACATTACGGAATTTGAAAATGGTTCTCAAACGCTTCAACATTTAGAAATTAATTTTGGAACCGGAGAACAGAACTTAAGTAAAGTGGTTCTTATAAGTGATATAGAAATGCCCCAAATGGATGGACTGACTTTATGTAAAAATGTGAAACAGAATCCAAACCTCAAAAACATTTTTACCATCATGTTTTCAAGTTTAATTAACAAACAAATGATTGCAAAGTGTAATGCGGTAAAAGCTGATAATTATGTCACCAAACCAGAAACCAATCAACTAATTCAATTGCTGGATGAACTATGTATCGGTTCTGCGGATTAGTAAATGCAGGGCGAGACTTTTTGGTATTATTTTTGCCAAAAGCGTTCAAAGGCTATACCCCTTATCGGACCAGAGGAAGTCGATGGATCCCCTGTGCCCCCGAGGTAGTGCCGGAATAGGCCCATATTGTAAGATCTTGATAATATTTTTATTCTTTGTTATAGCTTGCTTAAAAAAAGGAAATCCCCATCCATCATTCTTATTCCAAGGGATAAAAAGTCATGAAAGCTTTTTACACAAAAATGGCATTCTTAGTGGCTGTTTCAAGCGTGTTAGCTATTTTTATCTTTGGTTTTACCGGCGCAGTACTGGCTCAGACCATTGATGTGACGGTTACCACTGCAGTAATCTCTTCACAAAATCAGGCCACATTTACAGCAACTGAAACGGGCAATGCCAAAGCGCATGTGAGTATCTATATTGATGGCATATTGAGCGGCGAAACCGATTCAAATGGCAAATGCGTAGTTTCCGGTTTAACGTCCGGTTCGCATGCTTGGGAGGCAATATATGGGGGGGGCGCCATAGGGATAGGGAAGTTTGTATTTTTCCAATATGGCATTTTAGCGACAGGAACAGATAGCCCACCCATCAATTTTAGTTATGCCATTAATGTCACGGCATCAACTTCCGGGATATGGGGTTACGATGCCGGGAATAGTGGTGAATATAAACAAGCATTTATTGATACTCCAGGTATTGCATCTGGCACATACTTAAAATGTAAAAGAAGGGAAATCAGAGCAGATATCCATTATGGTATTTCTTTTGATAGCCCCCCTTCAATAAACGTATCATCAACTGGATATGATGGAGCTAATCCGCACATAGGAGGTTCACCTTGGTGTAGTATGATCGAAGAGAGAACTGATGGATGCAGTCTTAAAAGCTTTGTATATTATGTAGGATATACTATTTTAGGCTCAAGCGTTAAAAAGTGGCTTCCCGATGACAATGCACAGTTTTCAATTACCTGGTCCGGCTCAAAAGCAGGTAGTAACAGCGTAAATAATAACGATATGGATAAAATTATTGAGACTATGTCTGGTAACCGGACCAACGGGACGAGTTTAGCGCTTACTGTTAATGGGACCACATACCACGGTGAGTATAGCGTCCAGGGAGGTGGCGTAAAATTATGGTTTGTTGGAAATGAACTACATGCTGCGTATATTGCGTCACCACAATCCTGGTCACAAACTAGTGCCGGGTCAGGCAGCGTTACCGACAAAGATGTGGGTAGATTAATAACCGAATCTTCATTGGAATCCCCTAATAACGATACTGCTTATTCAGTCGAATATCTTTTAATAAATGGAACATCCGTGCGTGATCAGGACGACAACGATAAAAACAGAGATTTGAATAAAATCGAATATAGCGGTGTTATGGGGTGGATGTCGGGGAACAAATTGTATGCCAGCATGTCTTATCATCCGCCGTCGGCATTTATCGATTCTATTTCACCTATCTTAACTCAAATTGATGATTCTGTGTATTTCAATGGTCACGGAACAGATACGGATCCGGGTGATTATATAACCGAATATAAATGGCGGTCGCATAAAGATGGTGTGTTAAGCACTTCAAGCTCGTTTGCAACCGATAAGCTTTCGACTGGAAGTCATGTTATTTACTTTCAAGTGGCGGACAGTACCCCGTACACTAAACCATTTACACCGTTATGGTCTCCGGAAATAACCAGCAGTATACGAGTAAATAAACCTCCGGTTTCTTATATAAGTTTAATACGAGGTACCGGCATAGATAGCAATGGTTATCCGACATTAATATTGGGAGAACCGATGACCTTTGACGGTGTTGGACTTGACTTTGACGGATATATCTCAGGCTATGAATGGAATTCCAATATAAGCGGACTACTGAGCACTTCCAAATCATTTACTATCTCTGATCTGCCAATTGGCGTCCATAAAATATCTTTGCGAGTATGGGACAATGAAGGTGCGTGGTCAGAAGTTTCAAGAGAGATAAAAGTAAGGCGCACACCGGTCGTATTTGTTGGTGGCTATGATTGGGAGGACATGCCCAAATATGGCGAAATTCATTATCGCCCTGAGATAGAAGACCCAAAGGCCACAACGAGAAATTCTAATTTATTTATTCAACCACGGACAGGCGATCTTTATAAATGGGCGTATAAGCTTTCCGAAGAGATAAGTAAACTGAAATTGGATACTGGGACAAAAAAGGTTGATATTGTAGCATATAGTGCGGGCGGTTTGATTGCCAGATGGTATATTCAGAAAGGTTATAGAAATGATGTCAGAAAATTTATCAGTGAAGCCTCTCCGCATCATGGAACAGATGTTAGCTTATTGGGTCAAATATTCTTAGAACCCTGGGAAGGAGAAAAGGGGGGAGGGAGGAGTATTAGGCCCCACAGTGATTTCTTGAGAGAATTGAACGGACACGATGGTTGTGCTGACACTCGTGAAAGAGGCATCGATTTAATTAACCCAAATACTGAATATTATGTTATTGCCCAGGATAGTGAATATTACCGTACATTTGCACATACACATAACAAAGGGCTTGAAAAAATATTGGGGGGTAATATTACCTTTCCTGCCTTGTTACGGATAGGGGACGGGGTTGTTCTCGGCTACAGTGCATATTTGGACAATGTAGTATGGTTTAGAATAAATGAGGGCGACCATCCAGGCTATTATGAAGAACTTGGTGTAATTGCCAAAGCGAATGAAATACTTCACAACGATTCATTTGCAAACATGGTTCAAGATTCCACAAGCAGTTTTGAAAACCCCTTAGAAGACACCTTGGAAGGGCGCATTCCCATTTTCACGGTTATGCAGCTAACAATGAAATATGTGAATTGGCCATTTGTTTCAGACAGTTCCATCGTCCCGATTTATAGTATGAGCGCAGCATGAGCATTTTCTCCGCATTTTCTTTATACCAAAAAATGCAGGGACCCTTGAGTCTCAAATTGACAACTCTTCGAATCGAACTTTCAATCGCACCACTGCCAATCGGCAAATTCAATGCCTTTACCGTTGGGAAAGCAAGACGGTGCCTATTACGTACAAAATAATCCCGTTCTGTCTTTATGGCTTTGCTGTTCCGGCCTCGACAAAGAGCCTGTACTTCTTGTACGACCGTTGCCGATTCACCTTTTAGCAAAAACCGTCGCTGTTTTGAGACCCAGGCTTTACGTTTTTTGGCTGACCAGTTTTTTCGTAATCCTGCAACCTTTCCCAGATGCTCTACTGCATGATAAAAATCAAGGAGTTCATGCACACTCTCCGGATTCAACCCCAGTGCCTTGATCAGACCAGGGACTCGATTCCATATCCAATGAGCCCCGTCCGCAACAAACATGGTTTTGCTAACCTAAAATTGACCCCTTTGAGGGCCAAATGACAACCTAAAATTGACCCCCCACTTTGCATCAGTACTCTGGTATTGAATGGAGATTTTTAACCCATTACCGGAGACGAAAAGGAGAATGCTTAAAGTGGATCAGTATGATTACATCCGAACAGCTCACCGTGTTTATGGAAAGGCCATTAAAGAGCTTGCCAGAGAAACCGGCCATTCAAAAAACACCATAAAAAAAATTTTAAAGCAGGAATACATTGGCTACAAGCAACGATCTAAACAGCCATATCCCGTTCTTGGTCCTTATATCCAGGAGATAGACCGCTGGCTTGGCGATGACAAGGACAAGCCATACAAACAGCGACATACAGCAACCCGGATATACCATCGTCTGAAATCGGAACTCGAGTATTCCGGTGGAGAGACGACGGTTCGCCGTTATGTGCGTGAGGCAAAGCTGAGGCTGGGTTTAACGAATCAGCAGGCATTTATCCCATCAGATCCGACGACTGCCCAGGAAGCCGAGGTAGACTGGGGAAACTGTCAGGCAGTTATTGCCGGCGAACCCGTGAAGCTGAAATTATTTTGCATACGTTCAAAATGTTCGGGCAAACACTTTGTTCGCTGTTATCCCTGTGAAAGGCAGCAAGCTTTATTTGACGCTCATATCCAGGCCTTTTCATTTTTTGGAGGCGTGTTCCCAGTTCTTATCTATGACAATCTGACAACAGTCGTACAAAAGGTATTTAAAGGAAAAAAACGTCATCTTCAGGAATCTTATAATCGGTTCAAGGCCTATTACAACTTCGATCCAAGGTTTTGCAATCCCGGCCAGGGCCATGAAAAAGGTGGGATTGAAGGCCTGGTCGGCTACGCTCGAAGAAATTATATGGTTCCTATCCCACATGCTGACAGCCTGGACGAATTGAACACGCGCCTCCTCGATGATTGCATGGCCTATGGAGAGCATCGCATCGCCGGTCAAACACAAAGCGTCAATGAATTGTTTGAATCAGAAAAGCAGGTATTGCTGCCATTGCCGACAACATCGTTCAGTAACGTTGAGACGTTCATGGTCAGGGTAAACAAATATGCCACCGTTATTATTGACAAGAACCGGTATTCTGTCCCGACGCGCTATGCTTACATGAGAGTGCAGGCGATAGTAGAGATAGACCAGGTGATCATTTATTGGAGCGGCAGAAAAATAAGCACCCATCATCGGTTATATGGAAATAATAAGTGGAGTTTAAAACCGGAACATTATCTGGAGTTGATTCGTCAGCGTCCACAATCATTTGATACCGCCCGGCCAATTTTACAATGGCGTGATCAATGGCCGGATTGCCTGGAAAAGTTATTAGAACATTTTCGCCGGAAAAACGGTGTAACCAAAGGTACCCGGGAATTTGTCACCGTGCTGATGCTGTACGAAAAATATGCTGTCGACAAGATCGAAGCAGCCGTAAAGGAAGCACTGAAAAGCAATGTCGGCTGCAGCAATGCTCTCAAGCAGATTTTACACAGTCAAAACATCTCTATGGAGTCCCAATTTGATCCTTTGTCGAACTGGGAGACACTGCCCCCTGCTGACATCTCGGCATACGAACAGCTTGGAGGTATCTTATGAACCCAGCAGTCCAGGCAGTCCTCACACAGCACTTAAAAACGCTGAAGCTCTCGACGATGGAAAAAGAGTTGGAAGGTCAGATCCGGCAGGCGCATGAGGCGGCCTGCGGCTACGATGAGTTTTTATTGAATCTTGTTGAAGCGGAAGTTCAAATACGGCAGGAAAACGGTCGCAAGCGACGTCTCAAGGAAGCCAGGTTCCCGATGCAGAAACCGCTTGAAACATTTGATTTTGAGGCTGCCCCTGATTTGGACGCCCGGTTGATCAAAGAACTTTCAACAGGGACATTCATTAAAGAAGCCCGGAATATAATTTTGATAGGTAAAAGCGGAGCCGGTAAAACCCATCTGGCAACCAGCATCGGGATGGAAGCCTGCCGGTATGGACATCGAGTTCGTTTTATTACTGGTTGTGGGCTTGCAAACGAACTGACGGAGGCCAGGGAACAACAGGCTCTGGGTAGAATGATAAAACGATATGCCGGTTATGGGCTGTTGATTCTTGATGAATTGGGGTACGTCCCGTTCAGTAAAATCGGCGCTGAATTATTGTTCCAAGTCCTTACCGAGCGCCATGAAAGACGTTCGATCATCATCACTACCAATCTTGGTTTTGGTGATTGGACGCAGGTGTTTGGCGATGCAAATCTTACCGCTGCTCTGCTGGATCGTGTCACTCACCGGGCTCACATTATTCAATGTAACTGGGACAGTTATCGACTTAAACAGACTTTAAAATCGAGAGGATAAAGAATGAAAGAACTGGATGTATATAATCCCCTGAAAGGTCGAAATGAAACGATAAGGATCGAGATCTCCGAAGACTGTACGACCTATTTTGAAGAGGCGGAGAAGAATGATGATATCCTGAGCATTACAGACACAGATGCCGGTTTGTTAATACAAGAGTGTGGGTGCACAAAACCGATTCTCATAGCTGTAGAATCACGGGAATCAATTAATTACAGCCAAAAAGGAGCGTTGAAGGCAATAGCCGACTACTGCGTTGGGTAGCCCGTCCGGCCAGGGCCAGGGGATCGGCCCGGCGCCGGGCCGATCCCCTGGCCCTGGCCGTTACCCAAACCGGAACTATATAAAAAGCGATAAGAGAATGATTTTAACAACAGGGGGGGTCAAAATTGGGTTGTCGAGAGGGGTCAATTTTGTGTTGCAATTCCGACAAACAACACCTTGTCTGCTTTTT
Above is a window of uncultured Desulfobacter sp. DNA encoding:
- a CDS encoding chemotaxis protein — encoded protein: MNEQGILLESGTNELELLAVLINDQLFGINVAKVQSIQQYDQKSIATLPHEVPGVLGMLLYRDKTIPVMDLAQILDIEETIEYEREIVVVTEFNNSVNGFKVNGVRRIYRISWKDLVPLDQTIGDTNYFTGSVSIEGDQILVVDLEHILSTIFPDLIIEDVSEENLSKNENITRDQLQIIFTDDSSTIRKGVSRALKSAGFSNITEFENGSQTLQHLEINFGTGEQNLSKVVLISDIEMPQMDGLTLCKNVKQNPNLKNIFTIMFSSLINKQMIAKCNAVKADNYVTKPETNQLIQLLDELCIGSAD
- the istA gene encoding IS21 family transposase encodes the protein MLKVDQYDYIRTAHRVYGKAIKELARETGHSKNTIKKILKQEYIGYKQRSKQPYPVLGPYIQEIDRWLGDDKDKPYKQRHTATRIYHRLKSELEYSGGETTVRRYVREAKLRLGLTNQQAFIPSDPTTAQEAEVDWGNCQAVIAGEPVKLKLFCIRSKCSGKHFVRCYPCERQQALFDAHIQAFSFFGGVFPVLIYDNLTTVVQKVFKGKKRHLQESYNRFKAYYNFDPRFCNPGQGHEKGGIEGLVGYARRNYMVPIPHADSLDELNTRLLDDCMAYGEHRIAGQTQSVNELFESEKQVLLPLPTTSFSNVETFMVRVNKYATVIIDKNRYSVPTRYAYMRVQAIVEIDQVIIYWSGRKISTHHRLYGNNKWSLKPEHYLELIRQRPQSFDTARPILQWRDQWPDCLEKLLEHFRRKNGVTKGTREFVTVLMLYEKYAVDKIEAAVKEALKSNVGCSNALKQILHSQNISMESQFDPLSNWETLPPADISAYEQLGGIL
- the istB gene encoding IS21-like element helper ATPase IstB, which translates into the protein MNPAVQAVLTQHLKTLKLSTMEKELEGQIRQAHEAACGYDEFLLNLVEAEVQIRQENGRKRRLKEARFPMQKPLETFDFEAAPDLDARLIKELSTGTFIKEARNIILIGKSGAGKTHLATSIGMEACRYGHRVRFITGCGLANELTEAREQQALGRMIKRYAGYGLLILDELGYVPFSKIGAELLFQVLTERHERRSIIITTNLGFGDWTQVFGDANLTAALLDRVTHRAHIIQCNWDSYRLKQTLKSRG